In the genome of Brienomyrus brachyistius isolate T26 chromosome 17, BBRACH_0.4, whole genome shotgun sequence, one region contains:
- the LOC125711742 gene encoding uncharacterized protein LOC125711742 isoform X1, whose translation MQLVPGTVTSVLKKVLCASMQLVPGTVTSVLKKVLCDSMQLVPGTVTSVLKKVLCDSMQLVPGTVTSVLMKVLCASMQLVPGTVTSVLMKVLCDSMQLVPGTVTSVLKKVLCDSMQLVPGTVTSVLMKVLCASMQLVPGTVTSVLMKVLCDSMQLVPGTVTSVLKKVLCDSMQLVPGTVTSVLKKVLCDSMQLVPGTVTSVLMKVLCDSMQLVPGTVTSVLKKVLCASVQLVPGTVTSVVMKVLCDSMQLVPGTVTSVLKKVLCASMQLVPGTVTSVLKKVLCDSMQLVPGTVTSVLKKVLCDSMQLVPGTVTSVLMKVL comes from the exons ATGCAGTTAGTACCGGGGACTGTTACCAGTGTTCTTAAGAAGGTATTATGTGCTTCCATGCAGTTAGTACCGGGGACTGTTACCAGTGTACTTAAGAAGGTATTATGTGATTCCATGCAGTTAGTACCGGGGACTGTTACCAGTGTACTTAAGAAG GTATTATGTGATTCCATGCAGTTAGTACCGGGGACTGTTACCAGTGTACTTATGAAGGTATTATGTGCTTCCATGCAGTTAGTACCGGGGACTGTTACCAGTGTACTTATGAAGGTATTATGTGATTCCATGCAGTTAGTACCGGGGACTGTTACCAGTGTACTTAAGAAGGTATTATGTGATTCCATGCAGTTAGTACCGGGGACTGTTACCAGTGTACTTATGAAGGTATTATGTGCTTCCATGCAGTTAGTACCGGGGACTGTTACCAGTGTACTTATGAAGGTATTATGTGATTCCATGCAGTTAGTACCGGGGACTGTTACCAGTGTACTTAAGAAGGTATTATGTGATTCCATGCAGTTAGTACCGGGGACTGTTACCAGTGTACTTAAGAAG GTATTATGTGATTCCATGCAGTTAGTACCGGGGACTGTTACCAGTGTACTTATGAAG GTATTATGTGATTCCATGCAGTTAGTACCGGGGACTGTTACCAGTGTTCTTAAGAAGGTATTATGTGCTTCCGTGCAGTTAGTCCCGGGGACTGTTACCAGTGTAGTTATGAAGGTATTATGTGATTCCATGCAGTTAGTACCGGGGACTGTTACCAGTGTTCTTAAGAAGGTATTATGTGCTTCCATGCAGTTAGTACCGGGGACTGTTACCAGTGTACTTAAGAAGGTATTATGTGATTCCATGCAGTTAGTACCGGGGACTGTTACCAGTGTACTTAAGAAGGTATTATGTGATTCCATGCAGTTAGTACCGGGGACTGTTACCAGTGTACTTATGAAGGTACTGTGA
- the LOC125711742 gene encoding uncharacterized protein LOC125711742 isoform X2 yields MQLVPGTVTSVLKKVLCASMQLVPGTVTSVLKKVLCDSMQLVPGTVTSVLKKVLCDSMQLVPGTVTSVLMKVLCASMQLVPGTVTSVLMKVLCDSMQLVPGTVTSVLKKVLCDSMQLVPGTVTSVLMKVLCASMQLVPGTVTSVLMKVLCDSMQLVPGTVTSVLKKVLCDSMQLVPGTVTSVLKKVLCDSMQLVPGTVTSVLKKVLCASVQLVPGTVTSVVMKVLCDSMQLVPGTVTSVLKKVLCASMQLVPGTVTSVLKKVLCDSMQLVPGTVTSVLKKVLCDSMQLVPGTVTSVLMKVL; encoded by the exons ATGCAGTTAGTACCGGGGACTGTTACCAGTGTTCTTAAGAAGGTATTATGTGCTTCCATGCAGTTAGTACCGGGGACTGTTACCAGTGTACTTAAGAAGGTATTATGTGATTCCATGCAGTTAGTACCGGGGACTGTTACCAGTGTACTTAAGAAG GTATTATGTGATTCCATGCAGTTAGTACCGGGGACTGTTACCAGTGTACTTATGAAGGTATTATGTGCTTCCATGCAGTTAGTACCGGGGACTGTTACCAGTGTACTTATGAAGGTATTATGTGATTCCATGCAGTTAGTACCGGGGACTGTTACCAGTGTACTTAAGAAGGTATTATGTGATTCCATGCAGTTAGTACCGGGGACTGTTACCAGTGTACTTATGAAGGTATTATGTGCTTCCATGCAGTTAGTACCGGGGACTGTTACCAGTGTACTTATGAAGGTATTATGTGATTCCATGCAGTTAGTACCGGGGACTGTTACCAGTGTACTTAAGAAGGTATTATGTGATTCCATGCAGTTAGTACCGGGGACTGTTACCAGTGTACTTAAGAAG GTATTATGTGATTCCATGCAGTTAGTACCGGGGACTGTTACCAGTGTTCTTAAGAAGGTATTATGTGCTTCCGTGCAGTTAGTCCCGGGGACTGTTACCAGTGTAGTTATGAAGGTATTATGTGATTCCATGCAGTTAGTACCGGGGACTGTTACCAGTGTTCTTAAGAAGGTATTATGTGCTTCCATGCAGTTAGTACCGGGGACTGTTACCAGTGTACTTAAGAAGGTATTATGTGATTCCATGCAGTTAGTACCGGGGACTGTTACCAGTGTACTTAAGAAGGTATTATGTGATTCCATGCAGTTAGTACCGGGGACTGTTACCAGTGTACTTATGAAGGTACTGTGA